A section of the Deltaproteobacteria bacterium genome encodes:
- the fliJ gene encoding flagellar export protein FliJ: MAFSFSYQSILDYRSHQAELAEMELARLQRSLLLAEGELRRLVQRWHRGRRQLAQGLQKGLAGKLMQVWRLYVTDLEAQLERQTAAVEELRDRVAEARSKLLEAVKNRKAMELLQQRQKEIWLREETRQELRELGEIGVRTAARRLS, from the coding sequence ATGGCCTTCAGTTTTTCCTATCAGAGCATACTCGACTACCGCAGCCATCAGGCTGAGCTGGCCGAGATGGAACTTGCCAGGCTGCAGCGCAGCTTGCTCCTGGCAGAAGGTGAGCTCAGAAGACTTGTTCAGAGGTGGCACCGAGGACGCCGGCAGTTGGCTCAGGGCTTGCAGAAAGGTCTGGCCGGCAAGCTCATGCAAGTCTGGCGACTCTATGTGACAGACCTGGAAGCACAGCTGGAAAGGCAGACCGCCGCAGTGGAGGAGCTGAGAGACAGGGTGGCAGAGGCTCGCTCGAAGTTGCTGGAAGCTGTGAAGAACAGGAAGGCCATGGAGCTCCTGCAGCAACGGCAAAAAGAGATATGGCTCCGGGAAGAAACCCGCCAGGAGTTGAGAGAATTGGGTGAAATTGGCGTCAGGACTGCAGCAAGGAGGCTCTCATGA
- a CDS encoding FliI/YscN family ATPase encodes MHLDLSPYKKVASLTETICLRGRVTRVVGLVLEGDGPALPVGGLCQIKTAESEEPVEAEVVGFRDGKTLLMPLGSFRGISPGSEIVASAPQAMAPVGEGLLGRVLNGLGEPLDGKPCWQGSERRPLYRPPLNPMERGLIRQPLDVGIRAINGLVTLGKGQRAAIMAGSGVGKSVLLGMMARCTAADVSVIGLIGERGREVQEFIVNDLGQEGLQRSVVVVATSDQPPLVRIRGGYLATTIAEYFREQGKDVLLMMDSLTRFAMACREVGIAAGEPPAQKAYTPTTFAQLARIVERAGKVKNGGSITGLYTVLVEGDDMSEPIADAVRSVVDGHVVLSRELAQRNHYPAIDVLASISRLMPMVTEEQHQEGAGRFRQTLALYRKVEDLLNIGAYVKGNNSETDQAINMIDSLNNYLRQDVDEKVSLEESVRSLQALFR; translated from the coding sequence ATGCACCTCGATCTGAGTCCCTACAAGAAGGTAGCGAGCCTGACAGAGACCATTTGCCTGCGTGGCCGGGTAACCAGGGTGGTGGGACTTGTACTGGAAGGTGACGGACCTGCTCTGCCTGTGGGAGGGCTCTGTCAGATAAAGACGGCAGAGAGCGAAGAGCCAGTTGAGGCAGAAGTGGTGGGATTCAGAGACGGCAAGACCCTGCTGATGCCTCTCGGCTCATTCCGGGGGATCAGCCCTGGCAGCGAGATTGTTGCCTCAGCCCCGCAGGCTATGGCGCCAGTGGGTGAAGGGCTGCTGGGGCGGGTTCTGAATGGTCTGGGAGAGCCTCTGGACGGCAAGCCATGTTGGCAGGGGAGTGAAAGGCGGCCCCTCTATCGTCCACCTCTCAACCCTATGGAGCGGGGGCTGATACGACAACCTCTTGATGTGGGTATCAGGGCGATAAACGGCCTGGTTACCCTGGGCAAGGGACAGCGCGCTGCGATTATGGCCGGATCTGGCGTGGGCAAGAGTGTCTTGTTAGGAATGATGGCCAGATGCACCGCTGCAGATGTGTCAGTCATTGGTCTCATTGGCGAGCGCGGCAGAGAAGTCCAGGAATTCATTGTCAATGATCTCGGCCAGGAAGGGCTGCAACGGTCCGTGGTGGTAGTGGCTACCTCTGACCAACCGCCACTGGTAAGGATCAGAGGCGGCTACCTTGCCACCACCATTGCCGAATATTTTCGGGAGCAGGGCAAAGATGTGCTCTTGATGATGGATTCGCTCACCAGATTTGCCATGGCGTGCCGCGAGGTGGGAATAGCTGCTGGCGAGCCCCCAGCGCAGAAGGCATACACTCCCACCACCTTCGCCCAATTGGCCAGAATTGTGGAGCGGGCGGGCAAGGTTAAAAATGGCGGCAGCATCACGGGTCTCTACACGGTTCTGGTGGAAGGTGACGACATGAGCGAACCGATAGCCGATGCGGTTCGCTCAGTGGTCGACGGCCATGTGGTGCTGTCTCGCGAACTGGCCCAGAGAAACCACTATCCCGCCATAGATGTGTTGGCCAGCATAAGCAGGCTCATGCCCATGGTTACCGAGGAACAACACCAGGAAGGGGCTGGACGATTTCGCCAGACCCTGGCCCTCTATCGCAAGGTTGAGGATCTGCTCAATATCGGAGCCTACGTGAAAGGCAACAACTCAGAAACCGATCAGGCTATCAATATGATCGACTCTCTGAACAACTATCTCCGTCAAGATGTTGACGAAAAGGTTTCCCTGGAGGAGTCTGTCAGGAGTCTGCAAGCTCTCTTTCGATGA
- a CDS encoding flagellar assembly protein FliH: MSRCIRKKEAVAGELRRFVLEDLSGSVEAEQQCAENGCVVIPAGPVSAAGAGHGGRPFGREDAFGNSPKQNEAEIAQQAYEEGFAQGHRDGLELARKEMAATIDSLVGIMEALERWKAEICVQAEEQVLELAISLAEEIIRHEVCCSSETVKETVRLALQKAAAAERAKICLHPEDLEIVKEFLPEISQKTEQDFTLEASHAVERGGCLIETDCGIIDARLGKQWQILKRQLRKALEDHKKTRCQAIECPTETQGPT, encoded by the coding sequence TTGTCTAGATGCATCCGCAAGAAAGAGGCCGTGGCCGGGGAGCTGCGCAGATTCGTATTGGAAGATCTTTCCGGCTCTGTGGAGGCGGAGCAGCAGTGCGCAGAAAATGGCTGTGTGGTCATCCCTGCGGGGCCAGTATCAGCAGCTGGGGCGGGCCACGGAGGCCGCCCCTTTGGCAGAGAGGACGCTTTCGGCAACAGCCCCAAGCAGAATGAGGCTGAAATAGCACAGCAGGCCTATGAAGAAGGCTTTGCCCAGGGGCACCGAGATGGACTGGAACTGGCGCGCAAGGAGATGGCTGCCACAATAGACTCACTCGTTGGCATCATGGAGGCTCTGGAGAGGTGGAAGGCAGAGATCTGTGTGCAGGCAGAGGAGCAAGTCCTGGAACTGGCCATTTCTCTAGCCGAAGAAATCATCCGCCATGAAGTGTGCTGCAGTTCCGAGACCGTAAAGGAGACTGTGCGCCTAGCCCTGCAAAAGGCCGCGGCTGCAGAGAGAGCCAAGATCTGTCTCCATCCAGAAGATCTTGAGATTGTTAAAGAGTTTCTCCCTGAGATCAGCCAGAAAACCGAGCAGGACTTTACCCTGGAAGCAAGCCATGCCGTGGAACGAGGAGGATGCCTCATTGAGACTGACTGCGGCATCATTGATGCTCGTCTGGGTAAGCAGTGGCAAATCCTCAAGAGGCAGCTGCGCAAGGCTCTCGAAGACCACAAAAAAACTCGCTGTCAAGCAATAGAGTGTCCCACAGAAACACAGGGTCCAACCTGA
- the fliG gene encoding flagellar motor switch protein FliG, whose amino-acid sequence MATEKLRGPEKAALFLLGLGEEAACEVFKRLDKEEMKRLGETLATINQAPESDILEQICLEFKDIYEGKSPNTFFGNFFFRRTLARVLDKEADSFVKDMERSRRPKPFESLRKVDPQTLYNYIKNEHPQTIALVLANLPHQTAAEIVKLIPEESRADVVIRIARLEKIPAEVLTDIEKVLAEEITKTGEVEHHNLGGVQITAEIMNQLDQETESQIMGRIEEEGQELADEIRQLMFVFEDLVNVDDRGIRVLLKEISNDDLILALKTASETLKEKIFANLSERAAQMLREDMEVMGPAKLSDVERAQQTIITVARRLEEEGKIIVAGRGGEDLIV is encoded by the coding sequence GTGGCCACAGAGAAGCTGAGAGGTCCTGAAAAGGCAGCACTTTTTCTGTTGGGACTGGGTGAAGAGGCTGCCTGTGAAGTGTTCAAGAGGCTGGACAAGGAAGAGATGAAACGGCTGGGCGAAACCCTGGCCACTATCAACCAGGCTCCAGAGAGCGACATATTGGAACAGATCTGCCTGGAATTCAAGGATATCTATGAGGGCAAGAGCCCCAATACCTTTTTCGGTAATTTCTTTTTCAGGCGGACCCTGGCAAGAGTTCTGGACAAAGAGGCTGATTCCTTTGTGAAGGACATGGAGCGCAGCCGCAGGCCCAAACCTTTTGAGAGTCTTCGGAAAGTAGATCCACAAACACTCTACAATTACATCAAGAACGAGCATCCGCAGACCATTGCCCTGGTGCTGGCCAATCTGCCGCACCAGACCGCGGCGGAGATAGTCAAACTCATACCAGAAGAGTCGCGGGCGGATGTAGTCATCAGGATAGCCAGACTAGAGAAGATTCCTGCTGAAGTGTTGACCGACATCGAAAAAGTTCTTGCCGAGGAAATTACCAAGACTGGTGAAGTGGAGCATCACAATCTCGGGGGGGTGCAGATTACTGCGGAAATAATGAATCAGTTGGATCAGGAAACCGAGAGCCAGATCATGGGCCGCATTGAAGAGGAAGGCCAGGAGCTGGCCGATGAAATTCGGCAATTGATGTTTGTTTTCGAAGACCTGGTCAATGTTGATGATCGAGGCATTCGGGTACTGCTCAAAGAAATCTCCAATGACGATCTCATTCTGGCACTGAAGACAGCCTCCGAGACCTTGAAAGAGAAAATCTTTGCAAATCTGAGCGAACGGGCGGCGCAGATGTTGAGAGAGGATATGGAGGTCATGGGGCCTGCCAAGTTGAGTGATGTGGAGCGCGCCCAGCAGACTATCATTACGGTGGCGCGCCGGCTGGAAGAGGAAGGAAAAATCATTGTTGCCGGCCGTGGTGGGGAGGATCTGATTGTCTAG
- the fliF gene encoding flagellar M-ring protein FliF: MKLLAGFKDWFVKAPMSQKLGAALGLSLVIGTVATVALWSTRPDYQVLFSQLEADDAAAIVDVLKQEKVPYQLKANGSVVLVPREKVYELRLELASSGIPRGGGVGFEIFDNTPLGTTEFVQKLNYQRALQGELARSINQFDAVQEARVHIVTPRESLFVEDEKPATASVVLRLQKGRTLSKRQIDGIVHLVASAVEGLEPQNITVVDIEGGVLYKGQSGDTDLALSNSQLEYQRSIEASLEQRIQEMLERVTGPGHAVAKVTAEVDFRKIQVEEERYDPESAVIRSEQRQTESTAGGTSLPGGAPEEKYQFSQNSTGSTTLSSTSSKKQNEVINYEINRVSRQITGASGEIKRLSAAVVIDGTYRQQKEADGKVKQVYVPRTQEEMKRFEGIVKKAIGYDAERGDQVEVINLAFAAPPEAMSAGEQSGSSWLNLVNRFSGPLIKVVVVVLVFFFVVRPMMRRIGQMMTTVPTSQQPGGLEVEYGSPESLAAVAPRQQVMQLAQKDPEKTAALIKGWLHEEE; encoded by the coding sequence ATGAAATTACTAGCTGGGTTCAAGGATTGGTTCGTCAAGGCACCCATGAGCCAGAAGCTTGGCGCGGCTCTGGGCTTGAGTCTGGTGATCGGCACTGTGGCCACAGTTGCTCTGTGGAGTACCAGGCCCGACTACCAGGTGCTGTTTTCTCAACTGGAAGCTGATGATGCCGCAGCAATCGTCGATGTGCTCAAGCAAGAGAAAGTTCCTTATCAGCTGAAGGCGAACGGCTCGGTGGTGCTGGTGCCCAGGGAAAAAGTCTACGAACTCAGGCTCGAGCTCGCCAGTTCTGGCATCCCGCGGGGAGGAGGTGTGGGCTTCGAAATCTTTGACAATACGCCGCTGGGCACCACTGAATTTGTGCAGAAGCTCAATTACCAGCGAGCCCTGCAGGGAGAGCTTGCCAGGTCCATAAATCAGTTCGACGCTGTTCAGGAGGCCCGCGTCCACATAGTAACACCCAGAGAATCCCTGTTCGTGGAAGATGAAAAACCCGCTACTGCCTCCGTGGTACTTCGCCTGCAAAAGGGAAGAACCTTGAGCAAGAGGCAGATCGACGGCATTGTCCACCTGGTTGCCAGTGCAGTGGAGGGGTTGGAGCCGCAAAATATCACGGTAGTGGATATCGAAGGCGGTGTTCTCTACAAGGGGCAGAGTGGCGACACCGACCTGGCTCTCAGCAATTCTCAGCTCGAATACCAGCGGAGCATCGAAGCCAGCCTGGAGCAGCGCATTCAGGAGATGCTGGAACGGGTAACAGGGCCGGGGCATGCCGTGGCCAAGGTGACTGCTGAAGTTGATTTTCGCAAAATACAGGTTGAAGAAGAGCGCTATGACCCAGAAAGTGCCGTAATCCGCAGTGAGCAGCGGCAAACAGAGAGTACTGCCGGTGGGACCTCTTTGCCGGGAGGTGCACCGGAAGAGAAATACCAGTTCAGCCAGAACTCTACAGGGAGTACCACCCTGAGTTCGACCAGCTCCAAGAAGCAGAACGAAGTGATCAACTATGAGATCAACCGAGTGAGCAGACAGATTACCGGTGCCAGCGGAGAAATAAAGCGGCTTTCCGCGGCGGTGGTGATAGATGGAACTTATCGCCAGCAAAAAGAGGCCGACGGCAAAGTGAAACAGGTCTATGTTCCCAGAACCCAGGAGGAGATGAAGCGTTTCGAGGGGATTGTCAAGAAAGCCATTGGCTATGACGCTGAGCGTGGTGACCAGGTGGAAGTCATAAATCTGGCCTTTGCTGCCCCGCCTGAAGCAATGTCAGCTGGAGAGCAGAGCGGCAGCTCCTGGCTGAACCTCGTAAACAGATTTTCAGGGCCGCTTATCAAAGTTGTGGTGGTGGTCCTGGTCTTCTTTTTCGTGGTGCGGCCAATGATGCGTAGAATTGGCCAAATGATGACCACAGTGCCAACCAGTCAACAACCTGGCGGACTGGAAGTGGAATATGGCAGCCCTGAAAGTCTGGCGGCTGTGGCGCCGAGGCAGCAGGTAATGCAGTTGGCTCAGAAGGATCCAGAGAAGACGGCAGCCCTCATTAAAGGCTGGTTGCATGAGGAGGAGTGA
- the fliE gene encoding flagellar hook-basal body complex protein FliE, translating into MTTIGQVTANHELTRQGGSGKRTENSSFGSTLKQVWNQLDAQLKQADRAAEEFASGASANIHEVMLATSKAELSFRLATAVRNKLIEAYREIMRMQF; encoded by the coding sequence ATGACAACCATCGGACAGGTGACAGCGAACCATGAGTTGACCAGACAGGGTGGCTCTGGAAAGAGAACGGAGAATTCCAGCTTTGGCTCAACCTTGAAGCAGGTCTGGAACCAGTTGGATGCCCAGCTCAAACAGGCAGACAGGGCAGCAGAGGAATTTGCCTCTGGAGCTTCAGCCAACATTCATGAGGTAATGCTGGCCACATCCAAGGCCGAACTCTCCTTTCGTCTGGCCACTGCAGTGAGAAACAAATTGATCGAGGCCTATCGAGAGATCATGCGGATGCAGTTCTAA
- the flgC gene encoding flagellar basal body rod protein FlgC: protein MDLMTAMDISATGMAAERIRLNVISMNLANAQTTKTEEGIPYQRRTVIFRTTPLSRLFPVRSYFAQVLQDYLDSEVDGVKVERIEKMGGDFRQVYDPAHPDADENGYVLYPNINLVEEMVNMLEASRSYEANVTAVKAAKSMALKAMEIGR from the coding sequence ATGGATCTCATGACCGCTATGGATATTAGCGCCACTGGCATGGCAGCGGAGAGGATTCGCCTGAACGTGATCTCCATGAATCTTGCCAATGCCCAGACTACCAAGACCGAAGAGGGAATTCCCTACCAGCGGAGGACCGTTATCTTCAGAACCACGCCGTTAAGTAGATTATTTCCAGTAAGAAGCTACTTTGCGCAGGTGCTTCAGGATTACCTGGACAGTGAAGTCGATGGCGTCAAAGTGGAGCGGATTGAAAAGATGGGTGGTGACTTCAGGCAGGTCTATGATCCGGCCCATCCTGATGCCGATGAAAATGGCTATGTGCTCTATCCCAATATCAACCTGGTTGAAGAGATGGTGAACATGCTGGAGGCCAGCCGTTCCTATGAAGCCAACGTCACTGCAGTGAAGGCAGCAAAGAGCATGGCACTAAAGGCCATGGAGATCGGCCGCTAG
- the flgB gene encoding flagellar basal body rod protein FlgB has translation MEGKIFAAGGWLGRTMEVFSRALDLRAEKHAVIAANVANMDVPGYVPKELTFERELQQALGQGGGLQPVRTNPHHLPAAGDSLAAVQGKLEDRRDYALGNGSYQLDLDNEMSRLVQNDLKYEVTAQLLAKKLTLLRLAIVEGGK, from the coding sequence ATGGAAGGAAAGATTTTTGCGGCTGGCGGCTGGCTAGGTCGGACAATGGAGGTGTTTTCGCGAGCCCTGGACCTGCGTGCTGAGAAGCACGCGGTCATAGCAGCAAATGTGGCCAATATGGATGTGCCAGGGTATGTGCCCAAGGAACTCACCTTCGAGCGAGAGCTGCAGCAGGCACTGGGTCAGGGTGGCGGTCTGCAGCCCGTCAGAACCAATCCACATCACCTGCCAGCAGCAGGGGACAGCCTTGCCGCAGTCCAGGGCAAGCTGGAGGACCGCAGGGATTATGCCCTTGGCAATGGCTCCTATCAGTTGGATCTGGACAATGAAATGAGCAGACTTGTCCAGAATGACCTCAAGTACGAGGTCACTGCCCAGTTGCTTGCCAAAAAATTGACGCTTTTGCGTTTGGCCATCGTGGAAGGAGGAAAGTAA